Proteins encoded within one genomic window of Geotalea daltonii FRC-32:
- a CDS encoding NAD(P)/FAD-dependent oxidoreductase → MPFLLRNLTLDLGESEEFLPAIVCARFSLQPEDITRFAIIRKGIDARKKPRIKLVYTIEFAVADEELFKLSHQGGDLEYVAEKKPPVFERVACDKRIVIVGMGPAGLFAALRLAEYGLTATIVERGRPVEERLKDVQSFWDRGELNTASNVQFGEGGAGTFSDGKLTTRLKDQNIRYVLDKFVQFGAPEEILTSAKPHIGTDRLRCVITAIRQFLTERGFSIGFSSRLTDIVTDSGRIIALKINDTDELPCDVLVLAPGHSARDTYAMLNQRQVAMEQKPFAIGLRVEHPQELINGIQYGMPSHPQLPAADYALAYNDTKTGRSAYSFCMCPGGIVVAGASEEGGVVTNGMSGYARNSAFANSALVATVQTRDFGGGHPLAGVEFQRRWERRAYEAGGGNYLAPAQNLLAFLGQSRGGRVTSTYRPGICETDLSEVLPKAVHDTLKDGVRFFERKMRGFITAEANLTGVETRTSAPLRILRGQDLQSTSVRGLYPVGEGAGHAGGIMSASLDGIRAADIIARL, encoded by the coding sequence ATGCCTTTCCTGCTACGTAACCTCACACTTGATCTTGGGGAAAGTGAAGAATTCCTCCCTGCCATTGTCTGCGCCAGATTTTCCCTCCAGCCAGAGGACATTACTCGCTTTGCCATAATCCGTAAGGGTATTGATGCAAGGAAAAAGCCTCGCATAAAACTTGTATATACCATCGAGTTTGCTGTAGCTGACGAAGAGCTCTTCAAATTGTCCCATCAAGGGGGGGACCTTGAGTATGTGGCTGAAAAGAAGCCTCCTGTGTTTGAACGCGTGGCTTGCGACAAGAGGATAGTCATTGTCGGGATGGGGCCGGCAGGGCTGTTTGCCGCCCTGCGCCTGGCGGAGTACGGATTGACGGCGACCATCGTTGAGCGTGGCAGGCCGGTGGAAGAGCGACTCAAAGATGTTCAGTCCTTCTGGGACCGGGGGGAGCTGAACACCGCCAGCAATGTCCAGTTCGGCGAGGGGGGGGCGGGAACCTTCTCCGATGGTAAACTGACTACCCGGCTGAAGGATCAAAATATTCGCTATGTTCTGGATAAGTTCGTGCAGTTTGGTGCACCGGAGGAGATTCTGACCTCTGCAAAACCCCATATCGGTACCGACCGCTTGCGTTGCGTGATAACGGCCATCCGGCAGTTTCTCACCGAGCGTGGCTTTTCCATAGGCTTCAGCAGTCGGTTGACCGACATTGTGACAGATAGTGGCAGGATTATCGCTCTCAAGATCAATGATACCGATGAATTGCCCTGCGATGTTCTGGTACTGGCGCCCGGGCATAGTGCCCGTGATACCTATGCCATGCTCAATCAACGGCAGGTGGCCATGGAACAGAAGCCTTTTGCCATTGGTCTGCGGGTGGAGCATCCACAGGAATTGATCAATGGCATCCAGTATGGGATGCCTTCCCATCCGCAGCTTCCGGCTGCCGACTACGCCCTTGCCTATAACGATACCAAAACCGGCCGTTCCGCCTATTCATTCTGCATGTGTCCAGGTGGTATCGTTGTCGCCGGCGCTTCCGAAGAAGGTGGGGTTGTCACCAACGGCATGAGCGGCTACGCCCGTAATTCAGCTTTTGCCAACAGTGCATTGGTGGCTACTGTGCAGACCAGGGATTTCGGCGGCGGCCATCCCCTTGCCGGTGTAGAATTCCAACGCAGGTGGGAGCGCCGCGCATATGAGGCAGGCGGTGGTAATTACCTGGCCCCGGCCCAGAATCTTCTGGCGTTTCTCGGTCAGTCCAGGGGCGGGAGAGTCACATCTACCTACCGGCCCGGTATCTGTGAAACGGACCTCTCTGAAGTTCTGCCAAAGGCGGTTCACGATACACTCAAGGATGGCGTTCGCTTCTTTGAGCGGAAGATGCGTGGATTTATAACCGCTGAAGCGAATCTGACGGGGGTGGAAACGAGAACATCCGCCCCCCTGCGCATTCTGCGCGGTCAGGACCTGCAGTCCACCAGTGTTCGTGGTCTCTATCCGGTGGGTGAGGGGGCGGGGCATGCAGGTGGAATTATGAGCGCCTCCCTTGACGGTATTCGCGCTGCAGACATTATTGCCCGGCTATAG
- a CDS encoding GAF domain-containing protein, whose product MQLVARCRKCGRVMKSERVDSYRVKMTCSCGFSDFRTITEKIKTVNPFYHKAGFTPFLESEKGKMVLTMQKANREHLEIISLEEISMLVSSDFQLPQVLQRVCEKVANQLKVSVCSIYLMEEGQLVLAATFGFDPSFIGKIRINIGEGITGAVAKDRQHISLSNASVDPRYKNFPELQEEKYNSMLSFPIADKQEVFGVINLNSTSMKTFTNDEIYFISIIANLILTAVKLRQNMAARKTSSNT is encoded by the coding sequence ATGCAATTGGTAGCACGCTGCCGGAAGTGTGGACGGGTCATGAAAAGCGAGCGGGTGGACAGTTACCGCGTAAAGATGACATGCAGCTGCGGGTTTTCCGATTTTCGTACTATTACGGAGAAGATCAAGACGGTGAATCCTTTTTACCATAAGGCAGGATTCACTCCCTTTCTCGAAAGCGAGAAGGGAAAGATGGTTCTGACCATGCAGAAGGCCAACCGTGAACATCTGGAGATCATATCGCTGGAAGAGATCAGTATGCTCGTGTCCTCTGATTTTCAGCTGCCCCAGGTTCTGCAGCGGGTATGTGAAAAGGTGGCGAACCAGCTCAAGGTAAGCGTTTGTTCCATATATCTGATGGAAGAAGGACAGCTTGTCCTCGCAGCCACCTTTGGATTTGACCCAAGTTTTATCGGCAAGATCAGGATCAATATTGGCGAAGGGATCACCGGTGCAGTTGCGAAAGACAGGCAGCACATTTCCTTGAGCAATGCCTCGGTGGATCCCAGATACAAAAACTTTCCGGAACTGCAGGAAGAAAAGTACAATTCAATGCTTTCTTTCCCCATTGCAGATAAACAGGAAGTTTTCGGGGTAATAAACCTCAACTCCACGTCCATGAAGACCTTTACTAATGATGAAATATATTTCATATCAATTATTGCCAATCTAATCCTCACTGCTGTTAAATTGCGGCAGAACATGGCCGCGAGAAAAACCTCCTCCAATACCTGA
- a CDS encoding response regulator translates to MLIPMKNPKRILVVDDEENARIGLSRLLAKEGFLVESVSNGFEALNYLRQQEVNLIVTDINMPEMNGITFLKELNKSFPKSNVIMITAYGGVESYIEAMNLGAFEYINKPVKIEELKSILKKIFKETSH, encoded by the coding sequence ATGTTGATACCAATGAAAAATCCAAAGAGAATTCTGGTTGTTGACGATGAAGAAAATGCGAGAATCGGCCTTTCCAGATTGTTAGCAAAGGAAGGTTTCCTTGTTGAAAGTGTTTCCAATGGCTTTGAAGCTCTTAATTATCTGCGTCAGCAGGAGGTCAATCTTATTGTAACCGACATCAACATGCCTGAGATGAATGGCATTACCTTTCTTAAAGAGCTGAACAAGAGTTTTCCCAAAAGCAATGTTATAATGATCACGGCATATGGTGGCGTTGAGTCTTACATAGAAGCCATGAACCTCGGCGCATTCGAATACATAAATAAGCCGGTAAAGATCGAAGAGCTGAAATCAATTCTGAAAAAGATCTTCAAGGAAACCAGCCATTGA
- a CDS encoding helix-turn-helix domain-containing protein encodes MSRNELGLYLREARESKGLQLDDVAATTRISKNYLIAIEAGDFEKLPNAAYVKGFLRLYAGFVGLSGDEVVAIYERTGDQAKEAEEGNSATSTPYSAKPVNRGRWILPLVLLILVVVAAVFVRENEETKVTSPAPAVQPQPVAPAMPPLPVQPARSSAHSETGSVSVAPAVPAGGAAPVAAEPRLKGVFLKLKCNQDSSLNITIDDNVTQHYDLKSGDIIEWKGGNSFALDLGNAGGVEAEFNGKMLKPFGAAGAPAHVVLKADDAQ; translated from the coding sequence ATGAGCAGAAACGAATTGGGGTTATATCTGCGCGAGGCCCGAGAGTCCAAGGGATTGCAGCTTGATGATGTCGCAGCAACTACGCGTATCAGCAAGAATTACCTCATTGCCATTGAAGCGGGCGATTTTGAAAAGCTTCCCAATGCCGCCTATGTAAAAGGCTTTCTGAGACTGTATGCCGGCTTCGTCGGACTTTCAGGCGATGAGGTAGTTGCCATCTACGAAAGAACAGGTGACCAGGCTAAAGAAGCAGAGGAAGGAAATTCCGCTACTTCCACTCCATACAGTGCAAAACCTGTAAACCGTGGTCGTTGGATCCTGCCGCTGGTCTTGTTGATTCTTGTTGTGGTCGCGGCTGTTTTTGTACGTGAAAATGAAGAAACAAAGGTTACCAGCCCTGCACCGGCAGTACAGCCACAGCCTGTTGCCCCGGCTATGCCGCCGCTGCCGGTACAGCCTGCTCGCTCATCGGCCCATTCGGAAACAGGCAGTGTTTCAGTTGCGCCGGCTGTGCCTGCTGGCGGTGCTGCACCGGTTGCCGCAGAACCCAGGCTGAAAGGGGTTTTTCTCAAATTAAAGTGCAACCAGGACAGCTCATTGAATATCACCATCGATGATAATGTGACGCAGCATTACGACCTTAAATCAGGAGATATAATAGAGTGGAAGGGTGGAAACTCTTTCGCCCTCGATCTGGGCAATGCAGGCGGGGTTGAAGCTGAATTTAACGGTAAAATGCTGAAACCTTTCGGTGCTGCGGGGGCACCGGCTCATGTGGTTCTTAAGGCTGATGATGCACAATGA
- a CDS encoding universal stress protein, translating to MTRLDKILFATDFSENSEHAFEYAYSFARKFESQLLILHVINEPVDLRGFYVPHVSFDNLEKEIEEGAEKMMEKFCRTRIKEETNYKSSIVMGIPYEEILKKAEEESVSLIVLGTQGRSGIDHLLFGSTAERVVRKAKCPVMTVRLP from the coding sequence ATGACACGCCTGGACAAGATTCTCTTTGCTACCGATTTTTCGGAAAACTCGGAACATGCCTTTGAATACGCGTATTCCTTTGCCAGAAAATTTGAATCCCAGCTGTTAATTCTTCACGTGATAAACGAACCAGTGGATTTGAGAGGCTTTTATGTTCCCCATGTTTCCTTCGACAATCTGGAAAAAGAGATTGAGGAAGGAGCGGAGAAGATGATGGAGAAATTTTGCAGAACCAGAATCAAAGAAGAGACGAACTATAAATCCAGTATAGTCATGGGCATACCCTATGAAGAGATATTGAAAAAAGCCGAAGAAGAAAGCGTATCTCTCATCGTCTTGGGTACTCAGGGCAGAAGCGGCATCGACCACCTTCTTTTCGGCAGCACTGCCGAGCGGGTCGTGAGGAAGGCGAAGTGCCCTGTTATGACCGTGCGTCTTCCCTGA
- a CDS encoding response regulator, whose amino-acid sequence MEAARGKILLIDDDPFFLKILSDSFQETGFTVITASDGVEGVKAYIENTPDVVISDLIMPRMGGVSTCMEISRRAADNEPVIILLTSMFHGAPHEHEIPEMGAKIHIPKSTKALDIVIIVEQLLARKRQQRLTQ is encoded by the coding sequence ATGGAAGCTGCCAGAGGCAAAATCCTTTTGATCGACGATGATCCCTTTTTCCTTAAGATATTATCTGATTCATTCCAAGAGACCGGTTTCACGGTGATTACTGCCAGTGATGGAGTGGAGGGGGTAAAAGCTTATATAGAAAACACTCCTGATGTTGTTATCAGCGATCTGATCATGCCGCGCATGGGTGGCGTCAGTACCTGTATGGAAATATCCAGGCGTGCAGCAGACAATGAACCGGTTATCATTCTTCTTACCTCCATGTTTCATGGTGCCCCACACGAGCACGAGATCCCGGAAATGGGAGCCAAAATCCACATACCCAAATCTACCAAAGCCCTTGACATAGTGATTATCGTCGAACAGTTGCTTGCCCGCAAAAGACAACAGCGGCTTACCCAATAG
- a CDS encoding hybrid sensor histidine kinase/response regulator: MAKELRQQSGKVLIIDDEKVILDLTSIILKNRGYTVFTAVDAPSGFEIIEASQPELVLLDYMMPDIDGLTALREIKKRFPETYVIMFTGKGSEEIAVELMKAGASDYILKPFNNQDLADRIENVLKIRGFEMKNRELLREKEMLLAEIEAWNLELEARVHEKSEALQKAQAEIVQSEKLATLGYLSAGMAHEIRNPLNSISLFVQLIKSGMDDPEKLEYVDKIVKEIDRIDGILRKLLDASNRPKFEIRDVLIHQVIDNTLEIFSPQIQLHKITVNRDYRNIPPAIKADPSELEQIFTNLFLNSINEMASEGTLGVFLDYDRQYITIRVSDTGTGIPVENVPYVFDPFFTTNSRGTGLGLSVVLRIVKNYKGKIEVEKSDATGTTFCVKLPL, translated from the coding sequence ATGGCAAAGGAACTAAGACAGCAAAGCGGTAAGGTATTGATTATAGATGATGAGAAGGTCATTCTGGACTTGACTTCCATCATTTTGAAAAACCGCGGATACACTGTATTCACTGCTGTAGACGCGCCTTCCGGTTTCGAGATAATAGAGGCTTCCCAGCCGGAGTTGGTGCTTCTTGACTACATGATGCCTGACATTGACGGCCTTACCGCTTTAAGAGAGATCAAGAAGCGTTTCCCCGAGACCTATGTCATCATGTTTACCGGCAAGGGCAGCGAGGAGATTGCCGTAGAGCTCATGAAGGCCGGTGCTTCAGACTACATTCTGAAGCCATTCAATAATCAGGATCTTGCCGACCGCATCGAAAATGTCCTGAAGATTCGTGGCTTTGAGATGAAAAACCGGGAGTTGCTCCGTGAAAAGGAAATGCTTCTGGCAGAGATTGAGGCATGGAACCTTGAGCTTGAGGCGAGAGTTCATGAGAAGAGCGAGGCGCTGCAGAAAGCCCAGGCTGAAATTGTTCAGTCCGAGAAGCTGGCCACCCTGGGCTATTTATCTGCCGGCATGGCTCATGAAATAAGAAATCCGCTGAATTCCATTTCTCTGTTTGTCCAATTGATCAAAAGCGGCATGGATGACCCTGAAAAGCTGGAATATGTGGATAAAATAGTCAAGGAAATAGATCGTATCGATGGCATCCTGCGCAAGCTGCTTGACGCATCCAATCGGCCGAAATTCGAGATCAGGGACGTCCTGATCCATCAGGTAATAGATAACACCCTTGAGATATTCAGCCCGCAGATCCAGTTGCACAAGATTACGGTCAACCGGGATTACAGGAATATTCCCCCGGCTATAAAGGCGGATCCTTCAGAACTGGAGCAGATATTCACCAATCTTTTCCTCAATTCCATCAATGAGATGGCATCCGAAGGTACACTTGGCGTCTTTCTCGATTATGACCGGCAGTACATTACCATCAGGGTTTCCGATACCGGCACCGGCATCCCGGTTGAAAACGTACCCTATGTGTTCGACCCGTTCTTTACCACCAACAGCCGCGGTACCGGGCTTGGGCTTTCAGTTGTCCTGCGCATTGTCAAAAACTACAAAGGCAAGATCGAAGTTGAAAAAAGTGATGCCACCGGTACTACTTTCTGTGTCAAACTCCCCCTGTAG
- a CDS encoding tetratricopeptide repeat protein gives MKRFLFMIWASAAILLSACAMSHEARKQSSYHYQMGLSYLGENNFTSALVEFSEAEKLDPKNPELLNYLGMVYFRKHKFDIAEQKYLKALKIRPLYSEARNNLAVNYLEMKRWDDAITQLKLVAEDIFYQNQDTAAVNLGLAYFGKGDHQQALAVYRSAVSSYPRDARVRLNLGRVYFALDKVDWAIAEYGKALELSGNYANAHYFLALAYMKTKDNKAAAAAFREVIRIAPDSEIGQFAREYVDMLK, from the coding sequence ATGAAGCGTTTTTTGTTTATGATTTGGGCATCGGCAGCTATCCTGCTCTCAGCTTGTGCTATGAGCCATGAGGCGAGAAAGCAGTCTTCCTATCATTACCAGATGGGGTTGTCATATCTGGGGGAAAATAACTTCACCAGTGCTCTGGTTGAATTTTCCGAGGCTGAAAAACTGGATCCCAAGAACCCCGAGCTGCTCAATTATCTTGGAATGGTCTACTTTCGCAAGCATAAATTTGATATTGCAGAACAAAAATACCTCAAGGCACTGAAAATTCGCCCCCTCTATTCAGAGGCGAGGAATAATCTGGCGGTAAATTATCTGGAAATGAAGAGATGGGACGATGCCATTACCCAGCTGAAGCTGGTTGCGGAAGATATCTTCTATCAGAACCAGGACACAGCTGCCGTTAATCTTGGGCTTGCCTATTTCGGTAAAGGGGATCACCAGCAAGCCCTTGCCGTTTACCGCTCCGCAGTAAGCTCCTATCCCAGGGATGCGCGGGTGCGGTTGAATCTCGGTCGGGTCTATTTCGCCCTGGACAAGGTGGATTGGGCGATAGCAGAATATGGCAAAGCATTGGAACTTAGTGGCAACTATGCCAATGCCCACTATTTTCTGGCGTTGGCGTATATGAAGACAAAAGACAACAAGGCTGCAGCTGCAGCCTTCAGAGAGGTTATCCGCATTGCCCCTGATTCCGAGATAGGGCAGTTCGCTCGGGAATATGTGGATATGCTGAAGTGA